The nucleotide sequence TACCCTATATACTCCGGCATTTTTGATATTTATAAATGTTTTTTTTATTGAATTATTTTCAGTATCAATAGCCAAACATCTTCTTATACCCATTTCTGATTTAGTTCTTCTCCAAACTCTTGCAGAACCTGTATATATTATTTCTATATTTTCTATATTAACTTCCATTTGTTTATGTATATGCCCAACTACTGCAATATTAGGATCTATTTTTTTTATTATATCTATTGGTATGCTTGCTGATTCCTCATTTTCTTCTATAGCCCATAATGTACCTTCTACTATTCCATGTGCTATTACTATTCTGTTATCAGCATTGAGATTTTCTATTTTTTTATTTATATCATTATCTATAATATATTTTTCACTGTAGGGAAGTGCTATAATATCCAAGTTATCAATATTAAAAAAACTTATATCTTCTATTACTATTAAATTGTCTGGGAATTTTAATTTATTTAATGTTATGCCTTTGGATTTTAAATTCTCATGATTGCCTTTAAGTAAGTATACATCTTTTTGATAGTCCTCTATTTTTTTTGAGAACACATCTTTTAATCCTTGCAAATCTTCAAAAGTATTGAAAGTATCACCGAGAAGCATTAAGGCATCATAATCTTTTGCATATTCTATTATCTCATCCAGCACAGAAAGAGAATATTCTTTTTCTTCTAGGCTGAGATGAAGATCGCTTGATATTAATAATTTAGACATAATAAAATTTCTCTTTTTAATATATATAATAATTTTGAAACTGTATTTTTATATTATAAATCAAATATATTAATTAATCAATATTCGTTATTATTAGAGTCATTATAAATAGATGAATTATATTATTATATTTAATTATTAATTATACAAAAAATATAGAATAGAAGTTGAAAAAATCATATTTATATTATAGAATGTGAGTATGTATGAAAATATAAGGAAATATAAGCATTAAATTGTTATTTTATTACAAGAACTTGAAGCCCAAAGCCTTTCTTTTAATTTATTATTATTATTTCCACTTATGTTTCTATATCCGCCATTTGATTTCCAAGAATATTTTACATATCCGTAATCTTCAAGATTATTATGTTCTCCTTCATATCCTGCCACAACTATTTTATAAGTTTTTCTATAAGCATTTTTTATACAAAACTCATTAACTTCTTTTGCTGTATCATAACTATCAATTCTATATAGAGATTTTTTTCTGCTTGTATCTGAATACGGAGGATCAAAAAATATTCCTATATTACTTTTACCACCATCATCTTGCCAATGTGTACCTTCATTAAAAAGTCTTTTCCAGTCCATACAAGTTATTTTTACATTTTCTAATATATTTTCTATTTGAGAAAACCATAAACTAATTCTTTCTAATTTACATCTAGTGATACTGTATGGATTGACAATTTGAGTACATTTTGAATGAATGCCGTTTCCTCTTAATAATTGTATTCGTCCTTTTGTAATTCCATTATCTATTGATTTATAAACTTTTTCTACATCGATTTTATCTATTTCTACTCCTCCAATTTCTGAGCATTTGCAGTAAATCCAATATGCTGCAAGTTTTACATCATAATATTCATCATCTTTTAACATTTTTTCTAATAAACTATCTTTATTTTTTACTATATAGCATATTCTCTGCCAATATAAAAGCTGAGAACTTGGATCACAGCATAAAAGAGCTACTTCAGCTGATGCTTTTTTTAATGCTCTCCACACATTAATCAATAAGCAGTCTAAATCATTAACTATTTCATTATATAAAGTATTAGGTTTTCTCTTCCTAGCTAATAATACTGCCAAACTTCCTGCAAAAGGCTCGAAATATTTTTTTACATCATTTCCTATAAGTTCCCAAACTAAATCAGCAACTGCACTTTTCCCACCAAAATAAAAAAAAGGTGCTTTAATTTTATGCTGCTTTTTCATTAATCAACTCCTCTTGTTTATCCTGATATGCTTTACTTACTCTTTTGACTGCTGTATCAAAATATTCATCATCAAGCTCTATTCCTATAAACTTTCTATTAGTATTAATGCATGCTACTCCTGTACTGCCTCCGCCCATAAATGGATCTAATATTGTATTATTTTCATCTGAAACTAATCTTACTAAACGCTCCATTAAGGCAACAGGTTTTTGTGTTCTATATAACTTATTTCTGCATATACTCTATAACTGCTGAGCCGTCTTGTCCTTTTTCTCCATTAGCAACAACACCATTGCTGTTACTATTAGTACCTCCATTTCCTCCAGCACCAACTATAATTTTTATTTTACTTGCCGTACCAAGCATAGCTCTTGTAATATCTACTATAGCAGCACTTCCGCTGCCTCCTCCTCCTGAACTATAACCATTTATAGAACCATTGCCTCCATTTCCACCGCTTGCCAAAGTAGTATTATTGCTGAATACTGCACCTGTATTTGGATTCTTTCCATCATATCTTGTAGTAGTTCCATTATTTCCATTGATTAATTTACCTTGTCCGCTTGGAACACCTCCTTTTCCTCCATTAAAAGTTATAGTACCTGTCTTTATAGCTATTTGACCTCCTTGACATGTTGTAATAACTTTATCATTTATTAAGATTTGAGAGTTACCGCCTGCTGTTGGTCCTGTTCCAACTGTATCTAATAAACCATAATAACCTCCTGCACCGCCTGAACATATATGAACTGTAATACTATTAACATCACTTGGAAAATTAAACTCATGAGTACCAACGCCAAAGCTCACTGTTTTTCTTTTTAAATGATAAAGTTATTATATTATATCTATTCAGCCTATAAGTGCTGATACTATTATGGTAACAGAGCCTAACGGAAGCTATGGATTTAGCGGAGTGTTTAAAAAGCAGTCTAATTAATTTTTATTTATTTTGAAATTTAAAGGCTTTATCAATTATTTGTTGGTAAAGCCTTTTTATTTTATATGTATTTTTTTAATATATACATAATTAATAATACTTATATTGAAATAAATATATCTACATAGTATACTTGTTTTTATAATATGATTTAAGGAAAAACTATGAAGAAAATATTTTTACTCATTACAATAATGTCTTTAATTATAATTCAATGCGGTAATAAAACTGATAATCAAACTACTTCTAATAACAATGTTAATACAAATGAAACAGTACAGTCAAATGAATGCAGAACTTTAGCAGCTGGACATGGCATTACAGTAAAATTAAAGCCTATAAAATATTATACACCTGCACCACAGGCGGGCAGTCGCCATATATTAAATCCTGATTTGATTCCTGAAGTAGTTTTTGAAATATGCGACACTTCAAGACATTTAAATATAAAAGGATTATAACAAAAGCAATGTATATAATATTTCCTATACTAGTATTATTATTTAATATATTAGTATTAAGTGCGAATATATACAGAGTAACTATTTCAGAAAATAAAATAAATGAAATTTCTATAACAGTTCTTAATATAATAATAGCTGTTAATTTAGTATATATAACAATACAAAATATAAAGTCCATAGTAAAAATATTAAAGAACAATATCAATATAAATGAGGCAGTGATTGGAAATAATAAAATATATAACTTCATTTATATTTATGGTATTTACTCATTTATTTTTTCTTTTATAGCTCCTATTGTAATGGTATTTTTAAAAAATAAATAAAAGTATGAGAGATTTATGAACTACATCAGTAAAAAAAGATTATATTATATATTAGTATTTGTCATAATAATAATATCTTCTCTTCCTATAAATATACAAATATTATTATATGATATTGATCATAATGCTGACAATTTCTATTCAACAATTATTACTAATAGTTTTTATTATCAAGTATTTTACTTTTTTTGTTATTCATTTTTATTTATTATAGATAGTAATTTAGAAAACATTAATAAAAGAACAATACTAATAATATTTTTGTCATTTTTACTTTTATTTTTGCTTGGCATATTTATTTCAGCTCCTTTAAAAGATTCAATACCTGATATGCTTGAATTTTTTAAATCTAATATAATGATTAATAAAAGTATATTATCTTCTATAATCTTTTTTATTATAATACTTTTATCTGATAACAATTTTAATATAAAGAATAATACATATAATAGTTTTACTAAATTAGGAGATATAATACTGTTTTTTGTAGTATCAGAAATTTTATTAGCAATAATATTATTCTTAATTATTAAATTGGTAGCATTAGTAGAATCGCTAGAATTTTTGGCATTTATGGTATTATTATTTTTTGTTTTAATGTTATCTGCTTTTACTGGAGAAGATGCAAGTACATTAGCCTCAAAACTGATTTTGATTTTTATTGTATATTTACATACTTTAATACCGTTTATATTTTTCTTTGTGCAAAAAAGATTCAAAACTGTTTTATCAATATATATTTCTCGAGGATTATTATTTTTATATTCATTTTTAATATTTGTTTCATTTTTTGCATTACTATATGAACCTATAAGACCTTTTGACAATACTAAGTCTTTTATAATTTATAATGCATTATTAATTTTATCTGTTTTTACTTTATACTTTATAAGAGCTGAATATAAAGCTGGAGTAATAACAAAGTAATGCTTAATTGGATAGATGGATTAAGTAAAGGGGATCTTCCCGGAGTAAGTATTTCTGCTATAAATCCAAGCGATCCAAGTGTAAGTCAAAATGGAAGCATACCATTATTGCCTAGATCAGTGATAGTTTATAATACATTTTCTATTCCTTCTGATCCTAAAACTAAGACAAGGCAGTTAAGCGGACAGGGTTGGAATGGTTTTTCTGCTGTAGTATAAAACTAATTTTGAATATTGGAAAGAAATATTTAATAAAAATAATTACAAACTTCCTAGAATAATTTTTTGGAATGTAAACTCATTAAGCAGAATAATGCCTGCTTTAAAAAATGATGATGTATTATTTGTTTCTGGAAGAAGCCAGAATGCTATAAAAAATATAATCAATATAGATAAAAAGATTTAATGAGAAGATACCAAGAAAGCATTATAAAGATAGGAGAATGGCAGCTTTGGTACAACATACAAGTAGGAACGAATTATTACTTATATAAAAAATAAATAAAATAAGAATATAGCAAAAAGTGAGCCGAACAGCTAATAAGTTACTTATTAGCTGCTATATAGTGAGGCGAGCATAGCAATAATATGTATACAGCTGCTTTTACCTCCGTGTAGCAGCTGTATAAAAACATCCATGTTTTTAGGAGTTTTATATGGCTTTAAGTAAACCTAACGAATATAAAGAAGTACCTGCTCAGCAAGGGGAAACAACTGTATATGCAGAGGATATTAATCAAATAATATCAAATATAGAAAAAATAAAAGGCGGACAAGCTAATGAAGCTCCTATTTCTAATATAAAAGAATTAAAAGAAAGAGTTGATGGTTTAACAAACGGAAGTACATCATCAGCTTCTAAAATAGCTTTTAATAATGATAATGCCAATTTAGATTTTTCAGACGGATATGATTTTCCGCCAATAAAAAATCAACTAAGTGATAATTATAATATCAGTTTAGTAACTGATTATTATTTAAATAGTTTATCTCATATAGATAATGCAGAAGAAGTTTATGATCTAGTATTAGAAAAGAGTACTGATAAATATGTTTTGAAAGGTACTTTAATATATAATAATAATAATACTTCTTCTAATCTTATCTTTAACATAATATCTATACAAAAAAAAGGTGAAGAAAAAAATAAAGATATTATATATATAACAAATGAATTATCACAGTTTATTTATCAATATGCAAATGCATCAGATAATGAAATAGTTATAGAAGGGGAAGAAAAACTTAAATATAATTTTGCTTTAGTTTTAGGAAGTCCTATGTTTGTCATAGGAAAACAAGATTCTAGTAGTTTTGAAGCTAAAGAATATACTATAAATATTAATATAGAAATATCAGTAAATAATATACGAAATTATCAAGATTTTATATTTATTCAAGGTACTAATGATACAGTTTCTTTCATAAAAGCAAATAATAAAAATGAAAAAATAGTATTTCAAGGAAATACGAAGTCAAAAGTTGGAAATACAATATTTATTATTTTTAATATTTCTATGCTAGAAAATTATCTTGATATAAAAACTGATAAAAATGACAGCTATTATATAGAAGCAAATGATATGATTACTTCTAATAAAAATAAGCCTATAAAATATTATATAAGAAAATCTGTTATTGATGGAACAGAATTATCAGAGAAATATTCTAATATCAATATGACTTTTGGTTATTTAGAAATAAAGCATACTGATGATACTGATATAGAAAAAGATGAAATACTTTCTTTTAATTTAACAGCTCAGAAAAATGTTGATGTTGAAAAAATAGAAAAAGAGAAAAATATACAAAATGCTATAGAAATATTAAATAGTAAAATAATTGATATATTAAATTATCTTGGACTTAATTTTGAAGAACCTCAGGCAGGCACTATATTTACTTTTGAAAAAACTTCTTTGACTTTAGAAGTTGGAGATGAAAGTACAAATATAAATGCTGATATAATAAAAGATATTACTAATTTATCCTTGATTGCAAATGAAGACGGAAGCCTTAATTTAAAAGGAAGTTTTGAAATTAGTAACGAAGGTATGGGAGTCATAAGAGTTAATAAAAAACTTAAATTATATAAAAGAAAATTAGTAGGGGTAATATATAAAGAAATACAGATTATATGTCTATACCAAGATGATTACTTATACTTAATTATTATGGCAAATAAAATACAGAATACAATATTTGATTTGGAAAATATCAAAATATATGATAATAATATAATATGTCCTATAGATTTTAACTATATTAAACTTACAGGTCATCAAGTATCAGAAGATTTTGGCATTCATTTAATAGATGGAAAATATATTTTAAAAGGTTCTATAACACCTAATACCGTAAGTATATCAGTATATGTTAATTGTTATATAGAAGATTTTTTTGAAAACAGCAAAACGTATCAATATGAAGGATATACAATACTAATTCAGAACACAAAACCTCTTTATGGCTATATATCTATTACAGGATTAACAGCAAATAAAGAAAATACAATATATTTTGAATGTCCTAAACAGCCGTCAATTTAAAAGGATATAATAATGAAAAGACAGTTTGATACTTTATTTAAACATAATATTTTTAATAATAAAGAACATTATAACTTCTGCAGCAAATGCAATAAACTTTATAAAAATAAACAATTCTGCGAATGCGGTAATTTTATTAATCTTACTAGGATAGATAAAAATATAGCAGATATCATTTTAGAGTTAAACAAAAAAGGATATAAAACTAGTCAGTG is from Brachyspira hampsonii and encodes:
- a CDS encoding metallophosphoesterase family protein produces the protein MSKLLISSDLHLSLEEKEYSLSVLDEIIEYAKDYDALMLLGDTFNTFEDLQGLKDVFSKKIEDYQKDVYLLKGNHENLKSKGITLNKLKFPDNLIVIEDISFFNIDNLDIIALPYSEKYIIDNDINKKIENLNADNRIVIAHGIVEGTLWAIEENEESASIPIDIIKKIDPNIAVVGHIHKQMEVNIENIEIIYTGSARVWRRTKSEMGIRRCLAIDTENNSIKKTFINIKNAGVYRVYESSIYNISNFEQKASEWSMNDIIDINIYGIAEDENEIEEKINNIKNKYSKYVRDFNIKTSDIFLLENAYNESIIKEFLSIADEYEFNTNNEEDLEIVEIAKRIGIEKLYTALQNNKK
- a CDS encoding DNA adenine methylase translates to MKKQHKIKAPFFYFGGKSAVADLVWELIGNDVKKYFEPFAGSLAVLLARKRKPNTLYNEIVNDLDCLLINVWRALKKASAEVALLCCDPSSQLLYWQRICYIVKNKDSLLEKMLKDDEYYDVKLAAYWIYCKCSEIGGVEIDKIDVEKVYKSIDNGITKGRIQLLRGNGIHSKCTQIVNPYSITRCKLERISLWFSQIENILENVKITCMDWKRLFNEGTHWQDDGGKSNIGIFFDPPYSDTSRKKSLYRIDSYDTAKEVNEFCIKNAYRKTYKIVVAGYEGEHNNLEDYGYVKYSWKSNGGYRNISGNNNNKLKERLWASSSCNKITI
- a CDS encoding site-specific DNA-methyltransferase, producing the protein MCRNKLYRTQKPVALMERLVRLVSDENNTILDPFMGGGSTGVACINTNRKFIGIELDDEYFDTAVKRVSKAYQDKQEELINEKAA
- a CDS encoding DUF7788 domain-containing protein, producing the protein MFNKNNYKLPRIIFWNVNSLSRIMPALKNDDVLFVSGRSQNAIKNIINIDKKI